From a region of the Paralichthys olivaceus isolate ysfri-2021 chromosome 4, ASM2471397v2, whole genome shotgun sequence genome:
- the mccc2 gene encoding methylcrotonoyl-CoA carboxylase beta chain, mitochondrial encodes MLLQTVRPWLLRCRTLPLSPSRPYYADKVARLGSEPDKHSSVYQENYERMQVLVDELKSRTEKIKLGGGEKARRLHTSRGKLLPRERVDRLLDPGTPFLEFSQFAANELYGKEEVPAGGIITGIGRVSGVECVIVANDATVKGGTYYPITVKKHLRAQEIAQQNHLPCIYLVDSGGANLPRQADVFPDRDHFGRIFYNQARLSSEGIAQIAVVMGSCTAGGAYVPAMADESIIVQKQGTIFLGGPPLVKAATGEEVSAEELGGADLHCKKSGVTDHYALDDNHALHLARKAVRSLNYRKNIEVTTEPTEAPLYPADELYGIVGDNLKRNFDVREVIARIVDGSKFDEFKAFYGDTLVTGFSRIFGYPVGIIGNNGVLFSESAKKGTHFIELCCQRNIPLIFLQNITGFMVGREYEAGGIAKDGAKMVTAVACANVPKITVIVGGSYGAGNYGMCGRAYSPRFLYMWPNSRISVMGGEQAATVLATITKDQRAREGKEFTAEQEAAMKEPIVRRFEAEGSPYFSSARLWDDGIIDPADTRLVLGLSLSAALNAPTKKTRFGVFRM; translated from the exons ATGCTTCTGCAGACCGTCAGGCCGTGGCTGCTCCGCTGCAGgactctgcctctgtctccgTCCAGACCGTACTATGCGGACAAAGTGGCTCGACTCGGCTCGGAGCCGGATAAACACTCCTCTGTTTACCAG GAGAATTATGAACGAATGCAGGTTCTTGTTGATGAACTGAAAAGCCGGACAGAGAAGATTAAATTGG gtggaggagaaaaagcCAGAAGGCTTCATACGTCTCGTGGGAAACTCCTGCCCAGAGAGCGTGTAGACAGACTCCTGGATCCAGG gACCCCTTTTTTGGAATTCTCTCAGTTTGCAGCCAATGAGTTGTATGGAAAAGAGGAAGTCCCAGCAGGCGGTATAATTACCGGGATTGGACGTGTCTCGGG gGTGGAATGTGTTATTGTCGCAAATGATGCCACAGTTAAAGGAGGAACGTATTATCCAATCACCGTGAAGAAGCATCTTCGTGCACAAGAAATAGCCCAACAGAACCACTTGCCGTGCATCTACTTAG TGGATTCTGGAGGAGCCAACCTGCCCAGACAGGCCGACGTCTTCCCTGACAGAGACCATTTTGGACGCATCTTCTACAACCAGGCCAGGCTGTCTTCAGAGGGAATAGCACAG ATTGCTGTAGTGATGGGCTCCTGCACCGCTGGAGGAGCTTATGTACCAGCAATGGCAGATGAAAGCATCATTGTGCAGAAGCAAGGAACTATTTTCCTCGGAGGACCGCCACTG GTCAAAGCTGCCACTGGAGAAGAAGTTTCTGCCGAGGAGCTTGGCGGCGCCGATCTTCATTGCAA GAAATCTGGTGTGACAGATCACTACGCTTTAGACGATAATCACGCGCTTCATTTGGCAAGAAAGGCGGTGCGAAGCCTCAACTACAGGAAGAATATTGAG GTCACCACGGAACCCACTGAAGCTCCTCTGTACCCTGCAGATGAACTCTATGGCATAGTTGGAGATAACTTGAAGCGCAACTTTGATGTCAGAGAG gTCATTGCCAGAATTGTAGACGGCAGCAAATTTGATGAGTTCAAGGCTTTCTACGGAGACACACTTGTTACAG GTTTTTCAAGAATATTTGGTTACCCGGTCGGAATCATTGGCAACAACGGAGTCTTGTTTTCAGAATCTGCAAAAAAG ggGACGCATTTCATCGAGTTATGTTGCCAAAGAAACATTCCACTCATTTTTCTACAAAACATAACAG GGTTCATGGTGGGTAGAGAGTATGAAGCGGGAGGGATTGCCAAGGATGGAGCCAAGATGGTAACCGCAGTCGCCTGTGCCAATGTTCCCAAGATTACCGTTATCGTTGGAGGCTCCTACGGCGCAGGGAACTACGGCATGTGTGGCAGAGCGTACAG CCCACGCTTCCTGTACATGTGGCCAAATTCTCGAATCTCCGTCATGGGCGGCGAGCAGGCGGCCACTGTCCTCGCCACCATCACTAAGGATCAGAGGGCGCGCGAGGGAAAGGAG TTCACAGCCGAGCAAGAGGCCGCCATGAAGGAACCCATAGTGCGGCGGTTTGAAGCAGAAGGCAGCCCGTACTTCTCCAGTGCCAG ACTGTGGGATGACGGGATTATTGATCCAGCTGACACTCGCCTGGTGTTGGGACTGAGTCTCAGCGCGGCACTGAACGCACCAACGAAGAAGACGCGTTTCGGAGTGTTCAGGATGTAA